The Sorangiineae bacterium MSr11367 genome window below encodes:
- a CDS encoding DUF2199 domain-containing protein: MGYQCAVCRSIHAELPDIGAEKPDSWWDVPEEQRERRVQLTSDTCIIDNEHFFIRGVIEIPLHHEPGRFGFGVWVSQKRENFEKYLQNFDSDEIGPFFGWLCTSIAYYPGGTLHLKTMAHFRGKGLRPRIVIEPTEHPLSVHQRFGLGVETAWDIVHHYAPPN; the protein is encoded by the coding sequence ATGGGCTATCAATGCGCCGTGTGCCGCTCCATTCACGCCGAACTGCCCGACATTGGAGCCGAAAAGCCCGACTCCTGGTGGGACGTTCCCGAAGAGCAACGTGAGCGCCGGGTACAATTGACGTCCGACACCTGCATCATCGACAACGAGCACTTCTTCATACGCGGCGTCATTGAAATTCCGCTTCACCATGAGCCGGGACGCTTCGGATTCGGCGTGTGGGTCTCGCAGAAGAGGGAAAACTTCGAAAAGTATTTACAGAACTTCGATTCGGATGAAATCGGCCCGTTCTTCGGATGGCTGTGCACGAGCATTGCCTATTACCCCGGCGGCACGCTGCACTTGAAAACGATGGCGCACTTTCGCGGCAAGGGATTGCGGCCGCGGATCGTGATCGAGCCGACCGAGCACCCCCTTTCCGTGCACCAACGCTTCGGCCTCGGCGTCGAGACGGCCTGGGACATCGTTCATCATTACGCGCCACCGAACTAG